The Aspergillus fumigatus Af293 chromosome 3, whole genome shotgun sequence region CGTGACCTTTCCATGAGAATAACAAGGCGACTGTGTTTTGTTTGAGCTTCGGCGTTATCACATTATTACTTTGGAAGGTTTTGTCATTACAGGGGAAAAGGGAGGGCGCGTAATATTCAGGAGTCTGGTATGGGCAGAGCGAGAATGACAACACCATTTGTGTACACTACCAGCATTTTAAGATACTGCGATGAAAGCTGAAAGTCCAAGAAATCCCTCCACCGGCCTTTGAGACCAGACGCTAGGATTAGGCATGCGCTTCATGGGCGTCCGAGCGTCCTCTGCTTGGGTCAGATATGTACACCAATCACTTTAGCCTGCACATCCAAGCAATTGTTGTAGCGGGAAAGCTGGGAGATGCTACCCGAAGCACAAATCACCCGATTTCTCCGTACACAGGCGCACCATGCGCTGACTGTAAAGCGGACAAGATATCGAGTATGACCATGGACAGCTTAATCCCAATATCTGAATTATGGGATAGACAAAGGAGGCAGTAAGAAAGGGGTGCTAGGACATGTCATTGCCTCGTGGTATCCAcccgagaagaaaagatggGAGGcagaacaaggagaatgtTGTGGTTGAGTCAAGACTGAACAATGCAGACCAAGAATATACACATGATAACCTACTGGATGATAGAGGCCAATCAACCGTCGACCCGCTGGCGCTGGACCTGAGTCGAATTCACCTTTCCTTCGTCCGCAGACCTTCGGAATGGCCGTTAAAGATAGGACACTAATCCAAATGAATCGACatgagaaaagagaaaagaaaggaagaatTCTAAGAATGACAACAGTCTTGGCACTTCCTCCAACCGAGTTACAAGACACCCCGAATTAAAATGCTCATTTAGTAGACCAAGTGACTGAGGTCGTAAAACAGGAAGAGTCAGATCCAGATTGTGCGCTCGACCGTTCTATGCAAAATTCCCATTAAAATGCGAAACACGATGACGAAACGATGAAGAGGCAGCCCCAGAAGGGGTAATATCAGGGCATCCAGAAGACCGTTATATTCCTTCCAATGTCCAGGTATGAACACAATTTGAACTGGTGGTGCAAACTTTTTTGCCTTTTAAATTTCCCAATTGTTCCTTTTTGCTCGTAAACTCCGCGCTTTAATGTTGTCATGGATGTATGTGCAGATTTGGGTCCAGATAATCATTTTTGAACAACATCATGGCTGGAAACCTGAGTTGCTTGTTGGGGTCGATGCCCCATCGTTAGATTCCACCTTATTGGTGGCCCAAGAAGTACTGTTCCGTTTGGtgctgtcttcttcttccatggAGAATACTAGATCACTCTGCTCTTCGTCGATCTTGCTCGTGCTGACAGGCGACGAGATTGTACGGTCCAGGCGGCTGTTGGAGCCTACTGCAGGAGAGTGGCGGGTTGGAGCAGGGTGAAGAGACATGCTAATCAGCTGCTGAGATATCATGGATGTCGACGACTGCCTGCCAGGGCTGGTCACATATGGAGAGACATCGCCGGAGATCTGTCGGCTTCCGATGGGGCCCAAGCTGGGACTGGTACCTAGGTTGAGGGAGGACTCACGAAGAGGCGAGCCGATGTGCGAAAAGGATGTACCATGGGAgtcttcatccttcttctgctggcgTTGCTTGGCAAATAAGGCACCAAACCGTGATGGACTGGATGCCAGTGGAGAACCGACCTTGGAGAAGCTCGTGCTGGTCATACCGAGTCCACTCAAATCGCGGTGGCTGGAACTGAGATCATGATCTGTGCGCGATAGGCGTCGGAGTTTCTCCTGAGGGGTGAGGACATCATCGTGCAAATTGATCGGCAGATAATCCTCCTCCATGGGGAAGTTGCTGTCGTCCCAGTCATCCAACACTGTGGGTCGAGGAACACTGGCCGAAAGCATGCGCGACTTCACTGGCCTAGCAGAGTGTAAAAATCTCGGTCCTACCCCATCTTCGGAAATGCCCGGGGGGGACGACCCCATGAACGATGAGGGTTTCCTGAAGTCAGACCCATACGCTGTGTCACGGAGATTACGAAGTACATCTGACGGACCACCCATTCTCTGCGCTGGAGGAGAGGCCAGATCCAACCCGAACTTCGATGGCACGGACGCGGCAACGGGCCCATAACGAGCAACGTGCGAAATGCCTTGACTGTCAAACGACGCCGGGAGCTGTGCGTCAAGAGCGGTTAGGTAACGGTGACTCGGAGACATAGGGAAACGCGTGTCTTCCGCTGGCGACCCATACTTCGAACCCGCATCCGAGGCTAAACCTGCATCTATGGTAGGGATGGCGTCGAACGG contains the following coding sequences:
- a CDS encoding putative spindle poison sensitivity protein Scp3; amino-acid sequence: MKNRTPLPVPSGAPSVQNGHSRNPSSGLDMAARSPPNQSNTKHVPCKFFRQGACQAGPACPFLHSTDAAIDYAPCKYFTKGNCKFGAKCALAHILPDGRRVNRPTPGMGMGGGHLNLGGRVNPQAYVNQDSALTNSVLSQQRLGIHDPRYASQLPPQEDFSTLQQQQQQQQPHPPPFDAIPTIDAGLASDAGSKYGSPAEDTRFPMSPSHRYLTALDAQLPASFDSQGISHVARYGPVAASVPSKFGLDLASPPAQRMGGPSDVLRNLRDTAYGSDFRKPSSFMGSSPPGISEDGVGPRFLHSARPVKSRMLSASVPRPTVLDDWDDSNFPMEEDYLPINLHDDVLTPQEKLRRLSRTDHDLSSSHRDLSGLGMTSTSFSKVGSPLASSPSRFGALFAKQRQQKKDEDSHGTSFSHIGSPLRESSLNLGTSPSLGPIGSRQISGDVSPYVTSPGRQSSTSMISQQLISMSLHPAPTRHSPAVGSNSRLDRTISSPVSTSKIDEEQSDLVFSMEEEDSTKRNSTSWATNKVESNDGASTPTSNSGFQP